A DNA window from Rubripirellula tenax contains the following coding sequences:
- a CDS encoding rhodanese-like domain-containing protein, with the protein MRSNPERNQQPTACYLASRSASDRIGGVLFAIHNHPGGFSMEDQQRHYLNKLAYEIDSWDLKVALESDDKIVVVDARSPDAYRQGHIPGAINIPHRTMSMETTSIVDKDSLVVTYCDGIGCNASTKGALQMLKLGFRVKELLGGLDWWKRDQHPVHCEGSSDGQTNCGCG; encoded by the coding sequence ATGCGATCAAACCCTGAGCGAAACCAACAGCCGACCGCCTGTTACTTGGCGTCGCGATCCGCCAGCGATAGGATAGGTGGCGTTCTATTCGCCATTCACAACCACCCCGGTGGGTTCTCCATGGAAGACCAGCAACGTCACTACTTGAACAAGCTTGCCTACGAAATTGATTCGTGGGACTTGAAAGTCGCGTTGGAATCGGACGACAAGATTGTTGTCGTCGACGCACGCTCGCCCGACGCGTACCGACAAGGGCACATTCCCGGCGCGATCAATATTCCGCATCGAACGATGTCAATGGAAACGACGTCGATCGTCGACAAGGATTCGCTGGTCGTCACCTACTGCGATGGCATCGGGTGCAATGCATCGACGAAAGGTGCGTTGCAAATGCTGAAGCTCGGATTCCGCGTCAAAGAACTACTCGGCGGACTGGACTGGTGGAAGCGAGATCAGCACCCCGTCCATTGCGAGGGATCATCGGATGGACAGACGAACTGCGGATGCGGGTGA
- a CDS encoding DEAD/DEAH box helicase, translating into MAGIHEPWSDGLMKNVNPAVTDTTANFDPSPIQTMAGGIGGTLAGLWALSGLQPRDYQSRIIESAIKMFAGQFRVGDRTSPAASSVLIESPTGSGKTVMGLAAAAFIQRTTGSRVGWVAMRRNLLSQAEAENVLRRFGVKMHLISMFDKDPPPCDLLVVDEAQHDAATSMANLHSKIRPTWTLGLSATPYRTDRIKLCFDQVIRDAGIAALIADGYLSQYHHYTIPEYTPSVVADLLSSDPDRWGKSLVFFHRRVECEELQAMLSNRGIRSEVVTATSNRDRQLVDFVAGRFDVLINMAILTEGFDCPELKTVFCRPSGKGTTIQMAGRVLRTSHRVPKKQVVQCRHTRHPMMRTAMPEEQYLWTDDGWRSIRANARLDEMAMIARRRVAKADVKLPPLIAMHRSRQRHPWFTPSA; encoded by the coding sequence ATGGCTGGCATTCACGAACCATGGAGCGATGGATTGATGAAAAATGTGAACCCAGCAGTCACCGATACGACCGCCAATTTTGACCCGAGCCCGATCCAAACGATGGCCGGCGGAATCGGTGGGACCCTTGCGGGATTGTGGGCGTTGAGCGGCTTGCAGCCACGCGACTACCAGAGCCGAATCATCGAATCGGCGATCAAAATGTTTGCGGGACAATTTCGCGTGGGCGATCGGACCAGTCCCGCGGCTTCGAGTGTCTTGATCGAGAGTCCCACGGGCAGCGGCAAGACGGTGATGGGTTTGGCGGCTGCGGCGTTCATTCAACGGACGACCGGCTCGCGAGTCGGATGGGTGGCGATGCGACGGAATTTGTTGTCGCAAGCCGAAGCCGAAAATGTCCTTCGGCGGTTTGGCGTCAAGATGCACTTGATCAGCATGTTCGACAAAGATCCGCCACCCTGTGACTTGTTGGTCGTCGACGAAGCGCAACACGACGCCGCCACCAGCATGGCGAATCTGCACAGCAAGATTCGCCCGACGTGGACGCTCGGATTGTCGGCGACGCCCTATCGCACCGATCGCATCAAATTGTGTTTTGATCAAGTCATCCGCGATGCGGGAATCGCGGCGTTGATCGCCGACGGATATTTGAGTCAGTACCACCACTACACGATCCCCGAGTACACGCCGTCCGTGGTCGCCGACTTGCTGTCAAGCGATCCCGATCGATGGGGAAAGTCACTGGTGTTCTTTCACCGCCGGGTCGAGTGCGAGGAACTGCAGGCAATGCTTAGCAACCGAGGCATTCGCAGCGAAGTCGTGACGGCGACCAGCAATCGTGATCGGCAATTGGTTGACTTTGTCGCGGGCCGATTCGATGTGCTGATCAATATGGCGATTCTGACCGAAGGGTTCGATTGTCCCGAACTGAAAACCGTGTTCTGCCGCCCCAGCGGAAAAGGTACCACGATCCAGATGGCGGGTCGTGTGCTGAGAACGTCTCATCGCGTCCCCAAGAAACAAGTCGTTCAATGTCGCCATACTCGGCACCCCATGATGCGGACGGCGATGCCGGAAGAACAGTATTTGTGGACCGATGACGGTTGGCGAAGCATCCGAGCGAACGCACGATTGGATGAAATGGCGATGATCGCACGCCGCCGAGTTGCCAAGGCAGACGTGAAGTTGCCGCCGTTGATCGCGATGCATCGCAGTCGCCAACGCCATCCATGGTTCACTCCGTCCGCTTGA